The Bacteroidota bacterium genome window below encodes:
- a CDS encoding HDIG domain-containing protein, producing the protein MKNYFVRLSNQHERISKIALIIVTVLMIVIALPKETQFNYTFQKGKPWAFENLMAPFDFAINKTEAELNEEKASVMKNSHPFYRFDDKLSEQKIYLFKNELSDVWNKRFRTSAKNYKEIEQQDKLKQVQETIGVQVLKMIYDKGIILINDKTKNINPDGIITIVKDNIAEEHNLNDYYTIQTAFSFIQSQLENISAADQSLLAPLLENALSHNILYDDQATRQWTKQLIDKISLSHGLVQKDEVVILKGEIIDDIRFQKLESLKAEMKNQEFTNSARWLMLMGHFILVSLAMTMLVMFLFLFRKDIFDDNRRMLLLMLLIVLITYLFLWARKINLFDMYLVPVCILPIIVRAFFDTRTALFTHIVTLLIIGFEAPSGFEFMFIQTIAGMVSIFTILNMSRRVQFFISVLMIFLSYTISFVGVSILHEANFKSIEWMNLKWFLGNSVITLFAFPLIFIFEKAFGFLSDVSLMELSDSNAPLMRELSMKAPGSFQHSLQVANLAEAAIFHIGGNPLLIRAGAMYHDIGKTDMPMYFIENQNTHSNPHDDLSFEESARIIKSHVIRGIEKARKHKLPEQIIDFIRTHHGTVRLQYFYQSFLKNFPEMVPDEILFRYPGPLPFSKETAVLMMADSVEAASRSLKNADAESISNLVDSIIDNQITQKQFDNAPITLKDISEIKKLFKKMLMSIYHIRIEYPH; encoded by the coding sequence ATGAAGAATTATTTCGTCCGCCTTTCCAATCAACACGAAAGAATTTCAAAGATCGCATTGATCATCGTCACAGTGTTGATGATCGTGATAGCTCTTCCGAAGGAAACTCAATTTAATTATACTTTTCAGAAAGGTAAGCCCTGGGCATTTGAGAATTTGATGGCTCCTTTCGATTTTGCCATCAATAAAACCGAAGCAGAACTCAACGAAGAGAAAGCTTCTGTCATGAAAAACAGTCATCCGTTTTACCGTTTCGATGATAAACTTTCAGAGCAGAAGATCTACTTATTTAAGAACGAACTTTCTGATGTATGGAATAAACGCTTCAGAACCTCGGCTAAAAACTATAAAGAAATTGAACAGCAGGATAAACTGAAACAAGTTCAGGAAACAATAGGTGTTCAGGTATTGAAGATGATCTATGATAAGGGAATAATTCTGATCAACGATAAAACAAAAAATATTAATCCGGATGGAATTATAACGATTGTAAAAGATAATATTGCTGAAGAACATAATCTAAATGATTATTATACAATACAAACAGCATTTTCTTTCATTCAGTCGCAACTTGAAAATATATCTGCTGCTGATCAGTCATTGCTGGCTCCTTTGCTCGAAAATGCATTGTCACATAATATATTATACGATGATCAGGCCACACGCCAGTGGACCAAACAACTCATTGATAAAATAAGTCTGTCACACGGCCTGGTTCAGAAAGACGAAGTAGTGATTCTCAAAGGAGAGATCATCGATGATATCCGTTTTCAGAAACTGGAATCATTGAAAGCTGAAATGAAAAATCAGGAGTTCACCAATAGCGCAAGATGGCTTATGCTAATGGGGCATTTTATTCTGGTTTCTCTTGCAATGACAATGCTGGTGATGTTCCTTTTTCTTTTCCGAAAAGATATTTTTGACGATAACAGAAGAATGCTTTTGTTAATGCTCCTGATCGTACTCATCACTTACCTTTTTCTTTGGGCAAGAAAGATCAATCTCTTCGACATGTATCTGGTACCTGTTTGCATTTTGCCAATAATTGTCAGAGCATTCTTTGATACACGGACAGCGCTCTTTACACACATAGTAACACTCTTGATTATAGGATTTGAGGCCCCAAGCGGATTTGAATTTATGTTCATTCAGACAATTGCGGGGATGGTCTCTATTTTTACGATTCTTAATATGAGCAGAAGGGTCCAATTTTTCATTTCTGTGTTGATGATTTTCCTTTCATATACAATATCTTTTGTAGGAGTATCAATTCTGCATGAAGCCAATTTCAAGAGTATTGAGTGGATGAATTTAAAATGGTTCCTTGGAAATTCAGTAATTACATTGTTCGCATTTCCATTGATCTTTATCTTTGAAAAGGCATTCGGATTTCTTTCTGATGTTTCTCTGATGGAATTATCAGATTCAAATGCGCCCTTGATGCGAGAACTTTCCATGAAAGCTCCCGGGTCATTTCAACACAGTTTGCAGGTTGCCAATTTAGCAGAAGCTGCCATTTTTCATATAGGCGGCAATCCATTGTTGATTCGCGCCGGAGCAATGTATCATGATATCGGTAAAACGGATATGCCAATGTATTTTATAGAAAATCAAAATACACACAGTAATCCACACGATGATCTTTCATTTGAAGAAAGTGCCCGTATCATAAAAAGTCATGTTATAAGAGGAATCGAAAAAGCAAGAAAACATAAACTTCCTGAACAGATCATTGATTTTATCAGAACCCATCATGGAACTGTTCGCTTGCAATATTTCTATCAGTCGTTTCTGAAAAATTTTCCGGAAATGGTACCTGACGAAATTCTATTCCGTTATCCCGGTCCTTTACCATTCTCAAAAGAAACAGCGGTACTCATGATGGCTGACTCTGTTGAAGCTGCTTCAAGAAGTCTGAAAAATGCCGATGCCGAATCAATTAGCAATCTTGTTGATTCTATTATCGATAATCAGATCACTCAAAAGCAATTTGACAATGCACCAATTACCCTGAAAGATATCAGCGAAATCAAAAAGTTGTTTAAAAAAATGTTAATGTCAATTTATCATATCCGGATTGAATATCCACATTAA
- a CDS encoding transglutaminase family protein produces the protein MKTLNRTEVDALIRLLDDSDQEIYNHIQTRLVDYGKDVIPILENAWSSSMDAIMQERIENVIHKIQFDDLKHELHVWAHSGSHDLIKGAILLARYQYPELQEEQIQKQLDKVRKDAWLEMNDNLTALEQVKVLNKIFFEIHGYSGNTQNYHAPQNSFINIALETKKGNPLMLSLLYLEIARSAGIPIYGVNLPEHFILCYKDELNDPVSIDDHSKILFYINPFSKGDIFNKKEIDNFLVQLKIPQEKSFYEPCSNRDMIQRLIRNLMNSYHKLGFMDKVDELTLLMRAVI, from the coding sequence ATGAAAACATTAAATCGCACTGAAGTAGATGCATTGATCAGATTGTTGGATGATTCTGACCAGGAAATTTATAACCATATTCAAACCCGTTTAGTAGATTACGGAAAGGATGTTATTCCAATTCTGGAAAATGCCTGGAGTAGTTCTATGGATGCAATAATGCAGGAACGAATTGAAAATGTTATTCATAAAATTCAGTTTGATGACCTGAAGCATGAATTACATGTTTGGGCACATTCCGGTTCGCATGATCTGATTAAAGGTGCTATCCTCCTTGCCCGCTATCAATATCCGGAATTGCAGGAAGAACAAATTCAGAAACAACTGGATAAGGTTCGTAAAGATGCCTGGCTGGAGATGAACGATAACCTGACTGCTTTAGAACAGGTGAAAGTTCTGAATAAGATTTTCTTTGAGATCCATGGTTATTCCGGAAATACTCAAAATTACCATGCTCCTCAAAATAGTTTTATCAATATAGCACTTGAAACTAAGAAAGGTAATCCATTAATGTTGTCGCTGCTCTACTTAGAGATCGCTCGTTCAGCCGGCATCCCAATTTACGGAGTTAATTTACCGGAGCATTTCATTCTTTGCTATAAAGATGAGTTGAATGACCCTGTTTCAATCGATGATCATTCTAAAATTCTATTCTATATAAATCCTTTTAGTAAAGGTGATATCTTTAATAAAAAAGAGATCGATAATTTCCTTGTCCAGTTAAAGATCCCTCAGGAAAAAAGTTTTTATGAGCCTTGTTCAAACCGTGATATGATTCAACGTCTGATCCGTAATCTTATGAATTCATATCATAAGCTTGGATTCATGGATAAAGTTGATGAATTGACTTTGTTGATGCGGGCGGTGATTTGA
- a CDS encoding T9SS type A sorting domain-containing protein yields the protein MLNLKSLLLTLSILFVNNAFVHSITPIWSSFYAGTGDNSDRYNSIISDGSGNFVAVGYTIRAGNYRDFLVVKMDANGDTIWTRTKNGKNAGDDEAVSAVVDGSGNIFVVGSSDGGNSNLDILLLKYDASGNRLFDTTWNSPAYFDDIPVAMAMDPSGNIIIGGNAEPDTVSGSNHYVTLKYSPAGSLLWATEFSRTGAKHEMTGLVVDGSGDVYVTGRSASLVDDDFATIKYSGANGSQLWLQVYNSGNGNDRAAAIILDNAGDVIVTGRSKSANNDDFRTVKYSGAGSLLWSKFYNAPANQDDRALAIGVDATNNIYVTGQSDIDNSSSINYDFATVKYNSAGTQQWSKLTGSIFIQDDIPASLKIDGSGNIFITGKSDQDPGTTDDNDWMTVMYNTGGTLLWTQFKNGTSTGNGDTPGGLILSGSDILVVGSLENTGSQKDAAVIKYDAAGSEVFVKQFNGDGDFDESARSIIIDSNDISYTAGYVFHQDENRNASIVQTSPGGTTTCTYTFNGIKNDDDEFYDLALSPNGRIYAIGYTKVSGQKSNFLLVKYDPTTCDTLWTRTYDYIGQSDKAEFLAVDAAGNIYVSGRSDSSPLDSVDNNDIVTIKYDSNGNQQWIQRYNGSGNMRDEPSKILINGNGEILICGRTENVHDDDFILLKYEASTGNPVWAQPAIYGGPFANDDRATNMTIDASNNIYVCGYSQTGSAPANEDPVVIKYDDSGNIQGFYSYVALGEDEPVAISHDLTGNIFVAFRTDVDPDPLTSNFNFLTMKFDSGLNPVWATPPQYDSPINQDDEPADLIVSPNGDVYVIGTSENDSSGGRINKNWLTLVYSTSGSQLAISNYDGPNGTDDSPNGLAIRGSSLWVCGYTEGTNNSQRNNTVVRYDSLISVNELAGLKSSIVYPNPFNQSATISIENESSEKYSLVITDIAGAIVSEISFFGNKTEIHKGNLAAGIYQYSISAKSTVVSRGKFVIN from the coding sequence ATGCTAAATTTAAAATCACTACTCTTAACTTTAAGTATTTTATTCGTAAATAATGCTTTTGTTCACAGCATTACTCCAATCTGGTCATCGTTTTATGCCGGTACCGGTGATAATTCCGACAGATATAATTCAATTATCTCCGACGGATCCGGAAACTTTGTTGCTGTTGGTTATACCATCCGGGCAGGAAACTACAGAGATTTTTTAGTTGTCAAGATGGACGCCAATGGTGATACCATTTGGACAAGAACAAAAAATGGAAAAAATGCCGGTGACGATGAAGCTGTATCTGCTGTTGTAGATGGTTCAGGAAACATCTTTGTTGTCGGATCGTCGGATGGCGGAAATTCCAATCTCGATATCTTGCTATTAAAATACGATGCCAGCGGTAACCGGTTATTCGATACAACTTGGAATTCTCCTGCATACTTTGACGATATCCCGGTTGCAATGGCAATGGATCCAAGCGGGAACATTATTATTGGTGGTAATGCAGAACCTGATACTGTTTCAGGGAGTAACCATTATGTCACTCTTAAATATTCTCCTGCAGGATCTCTTTTGTGGGCAACAGAATTTTCCAGAACAGGAGCTAAGCATGAAATGACAGGTTTAGTTGTTGATGGAAGTGGTGATGTTTATGTCACAGGTCGCTCTGCTTCTTTAGTAGATGATGATTTTGCTACAATAAAATATTCAGGCGCGAATGGTTCTCAGTTATGGCTGCAAGTTTACAACAGCGGTAATGGAAACGACCGCGCAGCAGCAATAATTCTTGATAATGCAGGTGATGTCATCGTAACAGGAAGAAGTAAAAGTGCAAATAATGATGACTTCAGAACAGTAAAATACAGTGGAGCCGGTTCATTATTATGGAGTAAATTTTATAATGCTCCCGCTAATCAGGATGACAGAGCGCTTGCAATAGGTGTAGATGCAACAAATAATATTTATGTTACCGGACAATCAGATATAGATAATTCATCATCTATAAATTATGATTTCGCTACTGTAAAATATAATTCAGCAGGAACACAACAATGGTCGAAATTAACAGGCTCTATTTTTATACAGGATGATATCCCTGCTTCTTTAAAAATTGATGGTTCCGGAAATATATTCATAACAGGTAAAAGTGATCAGGATCCTGGTACAACAGATGACAATGATTGGATGACAGTTATGTACAATACCGGTGGAACTCTTTTATGGACTCAGTTCAAAAACGGAACAAGTACCGGAAATGGTGATACGCCCGGCGGATTAATACTTTCCGGTTCAGACATATTAGTCGTGGGTAGTTTAGAGAATACAGGAAGTCAGAAGGACGCTGCTGTTATAAAGTACGATGCTGCCGGTTCTGAAGTTTTCGTTAAACAATTCAACGGTGATGGTGATTTCGACGAAAGTGCGCGTTCAATCATTATTGATTCAAATGATATCTCTTATACAGCCGGTTATGTATTTCATCAGGATGAGAACAGAAATGCAAGTATCGTTCAAACAAGTCCGGGTGGTACTACTACCTGTACTTACACATTCAATGGAATTAAAAACGATGATGATGAATTTTATGACCTTGCTCTTTCTCCCAATGGAAGAATCTATGCAATAGGGTATACAAAAGTATCAGGTCAGAAAAGTAATTTTTTACTTGTAAAATATGATCCGACTACATGTGACACTCTCTGGACAAGAACATATGATTACATTGGACAAAGTGATAAGGCTGAATTTCTTGCTGTAGATGCTGCCGGTAATATTTATGTTTCAGGAAGAAGCGATAGTTCGCCATTGGATTCTGTAGACAATAATGATATTGTTACTATTAAATATGATTCGAACGGAAATCAGCAATGGATCCAGCGATATAATGGTTCAGGCAATATGCGCGACGAACCTTCGAAGATCCTGATCAATGGAAATGGTGAAATTTTAATTTGTGGACGAACTGAAAATGTTCATGATGATGATTTTATTTTGTTGAAATACGAAGCTTCAACCGGAAATCCCGTGTGGGCTCAACCTGCTATTTATGGCGGACCGTTTGCAAATGATGATCGTGCTACAAATATGACAATAGATGCAAGCAATAATATTTATGTATGTGGATATAGTCAAACCGGAAGCGCTCCGGCTAATGAAGATCCTGTTGTGATAAAATATGATGACAGTGGAAACATCCAGGGCTTCTATAGTTATGTAGCTCTAGGGGAAGATGAGCCTGTTGCTATTTCTCATGATCTAACAGGAAATATTTTCGTTGCATTCCGGACTGATGTAGATCCTGATCCATTGACCAGCAATTTCAATTTTTTAACTATGAAATTTGATTCCGGATTAAATCCGGTATGGGCAACTCCACCTCAATATGATTCTCCAATAAATCAGGATGATGAACCTGCAGATCTTATTGTTTCTCCTAATGGTGATGTTTATGTAATAGGTACCTCAGAAAACGATTCAAGTGGAGGACGAATTAACAAAAACTGGTTAACGCTTGTATATAGTACTTCAGGTTCTCAACTGGCTATCTCCAATTATGACGGTCCAAATGGAACTGATGATTCTCCTAATGGTTTGGCAATACGAGGAAGTTCTTTATGGGTTTGTGGTTATACAGAAGGAACTAATAATTCACAGAGAAATAATACTGTAGTTCGTTACGACTCGCTCATTAGTGTAAATGAACTTGCCGGACTTAAATCCTCAATCGTTTATCCGAATCCTTTTAATCAGAGTGCGACAATTAGTATAGAGAATGAAAGTTCGGAGAAATATTCTTTGGTGATCACAGATATTGCCGGGGCAATTGTTTCTGAGATTAGTTTCTTTGGAAATAAAACCGAAATCCATAAAGGAAATCTTGCAGCAGGAATTTATCAATACAGCATTTCGGCAAAGTCAACAGTAGTTTCAAGAGGTAAATTTGTCATCAACTGA
- a CDS encoding acetyl-CoA C-acyltransferase: MKEVYIISTARTPIGSFGGSLSALTATQLGAHAIKSALEKVKLDPKEIQEVYMGNVLSAGVGQAPVTQASIWSGIPDTTPGTTVNKVCASGMKAIMLGAESIMLGLNDCVVAGGMESMSNVPYYLDKARNGYKLGHGSITDGLVKDGLWDVYKDYHMGNAAELCATECKISREDQDAYALESYKRSRDAYAAGMFKDEISPVSVPVRGKDPIIVSEDEEYKNLRADKVAGLKPAFQKDGTVTAANASKLNDGAAAVILMSKEKADKLGLKPIAKIRGFADAQQAPEWFTTTPSKAMPKAAERAGLKLENVDYFEINEAFSVVSIANNQLMKLNPEKVNVFGGAVSLGHPLGASGARIVVTLLNVLKQKGGKIGAAGICNGGGGASAIIVELV; this comes from the coding sequence ATGAAAGAGGTATATATCATTTCAACCGCACGTACTCCAATTGGAAGTTTCGGAGGTTCACTATCTGCATTAACCGCTACACAATTAGGTGCACATGCAATAAAATCAGCTTTGGAAAAAGTGAAATTGGATCCCAAGGAAATTCAGGAAGTGTATATGGGAAATGTTTTATCGGCAGGAGTTGGTCAAGCACCTGTGACACAGGCTTCAATCTGGTCAGGTATTCCGGACACTACTCCCGGAACGACAGTAAATAAAGTTTGCGCTTCAGGAATGAAAGCTATCATGCTGGGTGCTGAATCAATAATGCTTGGATTGAATGATTGTGTTGTAGCTGGAGGAATGGAAAGTATGAGTAATGTTCCATACTACCTCGATAAAGCGAGAAACGGATATAAACTCGGCCATGGGTCGATCACTGACGGATTAGTCAAAGATGGTTTATGGGATGTTTACAAAGATTACCATATGGGAAATGCTGCTGAACTCTGCGCAACTGAATGTAAAATTTCCCGTGAAGATCAGGATGCATATGCATTGGAATCATATAAGCGTTCCCGCGATGCATACGCTGCAGGAATGTTCAAGGATGAAATTTCACCGGTAAGTGTTCCTGTAAGAGGGAAAGATCCTATCATTGTTTCTGAAGACGAAGAATATAAAAATCTTAGAGCAGATAAAGTTGCAGGACTTAAACCGGCATTTCAGAAAGACGGTACTGTTACGGCAGCCAATGCATCCAAATTGAATGACGGTGCTGCTGCTGTTATTCTGATGAGTAAAGAAAAAGCTGATAAACTCGGATTAAAACCTATAGCAAAGATCAGAGGATTTGCTGATGCTCAACAAGCTCCGGAATGGTTCACTACTACTCCATCAAAAGCAATGCCTAAGGCAGCTGAAAGAGCGGGATTGAAACTTGAGAATGTAGATTACTTTGAGATCAATGAAGCATTTTCTGTTGTATCAATAGCTAACAATCAGTTGATGAAACTTAATCCTGAAAAAGTAAATGTTTTCGGTGGTGCTGTTTCACTTGGGCATCCATTAGGTGCCTCAGGGGCAAGAATTGTTGTGACTCTACTGAATGTTCTGAAACAAAAAGGCGGGAAGATCGGTGCAGCCGGAATTTGTAATGGTGGCGGTGGTGCAAGTGCAATAATTGTAGAATTAGTATAA
- the truA gene encoding tRNA pseudouridine(38-40) synthase TruA, producing MSSSVLYRYFIRLSFDGTKFHGWQVQQNANSVQGELNKALEILFRKPIETTGCGRTDTGVHALHFFAHFETEEITDVSDLIHKLNSILPMEIAVHSIFKVPPDYHARFSATSRTYEYHIINYKDPFLINRAWYNLNIPEIAELNKFVDVLKEYVDFTSFSKSNTQTYTNNCRIMEAGWSLDANGKKIFTIKADRFLRNMVRAIVGTLIMSAEKNLSEEQFRKILESKNRSEAGVSVPAHGLFLTKIEYPFPLL from the coding sequence ATGAGTTCATCCGTTTTATATAGATATTTTATCCGCTTATCGTTTGATGGCACGAAGTTTCATGGCTGGCAGGTGCAGCAAAATGCAAATTCTGTACAAGGAGAATTGAATAAGGCATTAGAAATCCTATTCAGAAAACCGATCGAAACCACAGGTTGTGGTCGTACTGATACTGGAGTTCATGCTCTTCATTTTTTTGCGCATTTTGAAACAGAAGAGATAACTGATGTTTCTGACCTGATTCATAAATTGAATTCGATTTTGCCTATGGAAATTGCTGTGCATTCGATTTTCAAGGTACCACCGGATTATCACGCTCGTTTCTCAGCTACAAGCAGAACATATGAGTATCATATTATCAATTATAAAGATCCATTCCTTATCAATAGAGCCTGGTATAATTTAAATATTCCGGAGATAGCAGAACTAAATAAGTTTGTAGATGTTCTCAAAGAATATGTTGACTTTACCAGTTTCAGTAAATCAAATACTCAGACGTATACAAATAATTGCAGAATCATGGAAGCGGGATGGTCACTTGATGCAAATGGGAAAAAGATTTTCACTATTAAAGCCGATCGTTTCTTAAGGAATATGGTTCGTGCAATTGTGGGAACACTCATCATGTCTGCTGAAAAGAACTTATCTGAAGAACAATTCCGCAAAATACTTGAAAGTAAGAACAGAAGTGAAGCCGGTGTTTCTGTGCCAGCACATGGTTTATTTTTAACGAAAATAGAATATCCTTTTCCTTTATTATAA